Sequence from the Bacteroidetes bacterium SB0662_bin_6 genome:
AAACAGGCCAAGCGAATCGGGGGATTCCACGAAACGGCCCTGCCCGTCATTGAAAAACACGGCATTGGGTCCCCCCATAGCCGTAACCAGTACATCCAGATCCCCGTCTCCATCCACATCCGCCATTGCAGTTCCGGTCGAGAAGCGATCCGGCGCTGCCACACCCGCACGCTGCGTAATGTCTTCGAAGCGCCACCCGCCCAGATTTCGATAAAGCACATTTGGCCCACTGAGGCGAGTCAGATAAATATCCGGCCATTCGTCTCCGTCCACATCCCCTACAGCCACGCCCGATCCGTTCAGGTAGTGACGATTCGCCAGAAATTCCTTCTCCTCGATGCTGTTGATCGCATCTACTCCGGTGCGGCGCTGCCCCATAGGATCAAACCCGGCGGTCACAGAACCGGAGACATGCAAATTTCGCCATCGATGGCTCGATTCTTCATGCCATAGGTTATCGGAATCCGGACTACAGCCCCCAAAACAGAGAAGAATCGCAGCAGACAAACAGGCTCTAAGCAGATTCATACCGAAGCGACTTCACGGTCCGTATTACTTCGGAGATAATGATTCGGAATGGTCTCTGGGAGCATTGCAGGGGTATTCAGAAATGGACGGAAAAACCGGGCTGTCTTTTTCGTGGATTTACGTGTACTGCCTCGCCGGGTTATGCCGCCTTCGTGATCGGTTTTCATTTACAGAATACGTTGTCGGGTGTTCGGTTTGCAAGTCCCTTCCAGGGGGCCAATAGCAAATTCTTTCACCCCTTTTCCATAAACCACTTCATTTATGTACTATGTAAAATGGTAGCCGCAATCGGAAACGTGCCGGGGGAACGTGGATCCCACCGGCTATCGCAGCGTCTACGACGAATCCAAACGCTTTGCGGAAGCCATGACCATGGCGTATCATCGCTACCATGCCGTGGATACGCGGATCGTGCGCATATTCAACACCTTCGGTCTCCATATGCGCCTGGATGCCGGACGAGCGCTGCCTCCGGGACAATGTGCTGCCCATCGTAGTAACGCTCCCCATCAATCCGCGTATATTTTTTTAAAGCATTTAACACACCGAATACCTTGCAAAATATTCATCTCGAACGGCTGGAGTCCGAAGCCATATACATCATGCGTGAAACGGCCGCACAATTCGAACGGCCATGCCTGATGTTCTCGGGTGGTAAGGATTCTCTCGTCATGGTGCACCTCGCCCGGAAAGCGTTCTGGCCAGCGCCTATTCCGTTCCCCCTCTTACATGTGGACACCGGGCACAATTTCCCGGAAACGCTTGAACTGCGAGACAGGCTGGTAAAAAATATCGGCGCGAAATTGATCGTCCGAACCGTACAGGAATCCATAGACCGGGGGCGTGTCCAGGAAGAAGAGGGGCCGAACGCAAGCCGCAACATGCTGCAAATAACCACCCTGCTCGATGCGCTGGAAGAACTCAAGGTGGACGGTGCTCTCGGCGGTGCACGGCGCGACGAGGAAAAGGCCCGCGCCAAGGAGCGTTTCTTCTCGCACCGGGACAGTTTTGGGCAATGGGATCCCAAGAACCAGCGCCCGGAACTGTGGCATATTTTCAATGGAAGAAAGCGTCCTGGAGAGCATTTCAGAATTTTCCCATTGAGCAACTGGACGGAACTGGACATATGGGGGTACGTCCTCATGGAAAGCATTGAGATTCCGTCCATGTACTTCGCCCATGAACGCGAAATTGTAGACCGGAACGGTGTGCTTCTCGCAAAATGTGACTATATCTCTTTGCTCCATGGCGAAACCTGGGAACAGGAAACGATCCGTTTTCGGACCGTGGGCGACATGACATGCACAGGTGCAATCCGGTCCACCGCTGCAACATTGGAAGAAATCATTGAGGAGGTTGGATCAGCTCGCGTCACCGAACGCGGAGCACGCGCCGACGACATGCGCTCGGAGGCTGCAATGGAGGACCGCAAAAAACAAGGCTATTTCTAACGATCCCGGACGGATCGAAACTTGCCCGCATCCACTCGAATACCGGCTCTTTCGACCACTGCCTTTCAATGGATTTACTACGATTTACCACAGCAGGCAATGTAGACGACGGCAAATCGACGCTGATCGGCCGCCTCCTCTACGATTCGCGAGCCATTCACCTGGATCAATACGAAGCCATTGAGCGCGCCAGTGCAAGCCAGGGCAACGGCGCAATCAATCTGGCCTTGCTCACAGACGGACTGCGCGCAGAGCGCGAGCAAGGGATCACTATCGACGTGGCATACCGGTATTTTTCCACCGCGCAGCGAAAATTCATCATTGCCGATACACCGGGACATATCCAGTATACACGCAATATGGTAACCGGGGCATCGACCGCCGAACTGGCTATCATTCTGATCGATGCACGTAATGGCGTATTGCAACAATCACGCCGGCACGGATTCATTGCTTCGTTGCTCCAGATTCCCCACATACTGGTGGCGATCAATAAAATGGATCTCGTGGGGTACTCCGAAGAAACATATCGGGAAATCGTCGCCGACTACAGGGAATTCGTCCGGAGAGTAGATATCGACGATGTCGTTTTCATCCCCATTTCCGCACTGGCGGGGGACAATGTCGTCGAACAAAGCGATCAGATGGACTGGTACAGGGGACCGACCATTCTGCACCACCTTGAAACGGTAAAGGTGGGCGAAGGACGTAACGTGGTCGATTTCCGGTTCCCGGTGCAATACGTAATACGCCCGAACCAGAATTTTCGCGGGTATGCGGGGCGCGTCGTATCGGGGTCCATTGCGCCGGGCGAGGACATCGTCGTGCTTCCGTCCGGTCGGGAAAGCCGTGTGCATTCCATCGTCTATATGGAGGACAATATTCAACGGGCCCGCGCAGGCGATTCGGTCGTAATTACGATGGAAGACGACATCGATATCGGGCGTGGAGACATGATCGTCCGGCGCCGCAACCAGCCCCAGATCACTCGCAGTATCGACGCCGATATATGCTGGATGAGCGAGCAGCCGATGCAAACGAATCGGCGATGGATTCTTCAGCATACCACCCGAAACATTCAGGCAGTCGTCGGTAATGTGATCTATCGCATGAATGTCGATACACTCCATCGCGAAACAGCAGACACCTTCCGTCTGAACGACATCGGACGAATCGAATTTGAATTGGCCGACCCGATTTTCGTCGATGCGTATCGGGTCAACCGGGAAACCGGAAGTTTCATCCTGATAGATCCGGAAACCAACAATACAGTGGCTGCCGGCATGATCCGTGGCGCAGCGCAGCACGTTCCGCCGGTCGGACGCGTTGCTACCATGGAACGTCCTGTTTCCCCGGGGGTCGTGTGGACCGAATTGTACATTCCGAGGGAAGAACGCGAAAAACAACAGGGACACCAGGCCGCAGTAATCTGGCTGACAGGACTTTCCGGATCAGGCAAATCGACCATTGCACGAGCGCTGGAAAAACGTCTCTTCGAGCATGGTGTGCGTACCATGTCGATCGACGGCGACCAGGTACGTCACGGGCTGTGTGGCGATCTGAGTTTCTCCGAGGCGGATCGGACCGAAAACATTCGCCGCGTCAGCGAAGCGGCCCGATTGTTCTTCGAACAGGGCAGCATTACCATCTGCGCTCTCGTATCACCTTACCGGCAAGATCGCGCGTACCCCAGGCACATCATTCCGGAAAAACATTTCTTTGAAGTGCACGTGGATTGCGACCTCGAGATATGCAAGGATCGCGATCCGAAAGGATTATACAGGAAAGCGCTCGACAACGAAATTCCCGAATTCACGGGCATTTCGGCGCCGTACGAACCCCCGGAAAATCCGGAACTGCTACTACAGACCCATGTCCTGTCCGTAGAGGAATGCGTCGACCGGATCATTGCCCTGCTCGTAACGCAAGGCATCATGAAGGACATGTCATAGGATACTCTGATGCCCTGGCAAGCCTGGTTCACCCTTATAATCATTCTGGTTATGATCGTGGCCCTTGTGCGCGAATGGGCACGGGTGGATGTAACCATTCTGTTGGCGTTGAGCACCCTTCTCCTGGCCGGAGTAGTAACCCCTATTGAAGCTTTTTCGGGGGTTGCATGGGAAGCGGTCATTACCATTGCCGCCCTGTACGTGGTAGCCGCCGGCGTTCATCAAACAGGGCTGCTCACCTGGATAGATCGCTGGCTGGTGCAGTCCGGCGGCACAGTGACATCGCTTCTTTTCCGTGTTATGACGCCTGCCGCAGTGTTGTCCGCCTTTCTGAACAACACCCCGGTGGTCGCCATGCTCATACCTCGAATGCAGGCAGTGGCCCGAAAAACCGGCATATCGGTATCGAAGTTGTTGATGCCTCTCTCTTTCGCTGCGATTGCAGGAGGGATGATCACGCTTATCGGCACCTCGACGAACATCATTGCTTCAGGACTTATTCGCGAGGCCGGCCTGCAGGAATTCGGGCTGTTTGAATTTGCCTGGATAGGTCTGCCCGCGGCCGTCCTGACCGTGGCGTACCTGTCTCTTGTCGGGCATCGGCTAATGCCGGACACGACCCCCGGCGACCGGGACAAGACGGATACACTGAATTACCGGTTTCGCCTGTGCGTACCTCCCGGCTCACCCCTCGCGGGCATGTCGATCCAAAAAGCGAATCTCCGGTCACTGGGCGACGCCTACCTCGTATATATCCGGCGTGGTCAGGATACAATTGGCCCGGTCGCTCCGGAAGAGATCATCCGGGAAGCAGACATTCTCACGTTTATCGGGCGTACGGATGCCAGGGAGCGTCTGCTTCGCGAGACCGATTTTTTTGCACATCCCACCAAAAACAAGCAGGATAACCAGGAAACGGACCCCCCTCTGTTTCAAGCAGTGATTTCAATAAATTCGACCCTGGCCGGCAAAACGCTGAAGGACGTCAGCTTCCGGGAAAAATACGAGGGGGTTGTACTCGCCATCCATCGCAAGGACGAATCGATCCGTGGAGCGCTCGGCAAGGTTCCCCTCAAACCGGGCGACCTTCTTATCATCGAAGCTCAAAAGGGGTTTGACCGCCGCTGGAGCCAAAGCGAGGGCGATTTTTACCTTGTCACGCAAGATATTCGGAAGCAACAGCCGATAGATGAAAGAACAGGGCTGGTTCTGGCCATGCTGGCCATACTGATCACCTTGCATATCGTCGGTGTGCTCCCCCTCTCCGCAGCAGCCTTTACAGGTGCACTGGGCATGATTCTGATCGGTTTTTTGCGCGGCACCCAGTTGCGCCAATCCGTGGATATCGGCGTTATCCTGACGATTACAGGAGCTTTCGGTATCGGACACGCTGTCCAGACAAGTGGTCTGGCAACAGGACTGGGACACACCATCGCAACGATATTACCCGGCCAGCATCCTCTCATAGCGTTGCTGTTTCTGTACCTTGGCACCATGCTCGTCACAGAAATCATCACGAACAGCGCCGCGGTTGTTATCATGATTCCCATTGCCCTGGTGACAGCCGTCGATATCGGTATGGAACCGCGCGCCGTAGCTCTGGCGGTGACAATAGCGGCGTCGGCAAGCTTCCTTTCCCCGATCGGGTATCAAACGAATCTGATGGTGATGGGCGCTGGCGGATACCGGTTCAGGGATTATTTTCGGGCCGGGCTGCCCGTAAGCATCGCTGTCATGGCCATCACACTGGCCGCCGTGTATCTGAAGTGGCTCGGATAACCACATCCCGCGCACAAGGAGCCGGCTATACGACCCGGTACGGGATATGCCTCGCGCCGCTGAGCACAGCCTGAACTGCTTCAGCGCACATTTCCGCCATTCTCAAACGCGTCGCATGCGTTGCGCTCCCAAGATGCGGCGCCATCACCACATTGTCGAGATCGAAAAGCCCCGGATGTACCGAAGGTTCATCCTCGAATACATCCAGGCCCGCCGCCCGAATCGTGCGGTTGCGAAGCGCATCGACAAGGGCTTCTTCATCCACCACGGCGCCACGCGCCGTATTCACCAGGATGGCGGACGGCTTCATACGCGCAAGCGCCTCGCGCCCGATGAGACCCTGGCTGGATTCATTGAGGCTGCAATGCAAGGAAACCACATCGCTGATTTCCAAAAGCGTATTCATGGAAACAAGACGGGCGCCCAGTTTCTGCTCCACGGACGGATTAGCGGGGGAACGATTGTGGTAGCATACACGCATTCCGAAACCTATAGCGCGGCGCGCCACGGCAGCCCCGATTCTACCCAGGCCCACGATACCTATCATACCACCACTCAGATCAGCGCCCAGCATGAGATCCGCTTCCCACCTTGAAAACTCCCCGGCTCGTACATACCGGTCTGCCGGCACCACATTCCGTGCTGCTGCCAGAAGCAACGCAAACGCCATATCCGCTGTGGCTTCGGTGAGTACACCCGGAGTATTCGTAACAACGACTCCCCTGGTGCGCGCCGCTTCCAGATCAATATTGTCGTACCCCACCGCATACTGTGCGACCACCTTAATCCCGGGGCAGGCGCTCAATACCCGGTCGGTCACCGGATCCGACAATAGCGTGATCAGTGCATCAGCCCCCTGGGCAATATCGATCAACTGGTCCTCATCCGGACCGCCGACGGAAAACTCATGCTGGACAATCTCGTGGCCATTCAGCAGATGCAGCCCCCCTGAAGGCAACGGTCGCGTTACAACGATGCGCATGACGGACGAAATAAATCAGAAACGGAAGCCACAAGAAAAACAAAACCGGGCATAAAGTACATGCAAAGCGTCTGCTATACGTAATGAAGAATGTTTTTTTCAAAGGCCCTGGAGCCTCAACCTCTATGGAACACCGCGGACAGAAGAACATCGACATGACCGGGGGACCTCCGGGAAACCGGCAAGGGGGGGCGATGGTTACCGCAAGGGTTTAGGGCCTGTTAACACTATGCAGCGGCGCTCTGCGGCGTCCCGATCTCTACGGTCATCGAAATGAAGATTCTGTTCATTGTGCAGGGGGAAGGGCGAGGACATCTCACGCAGGCGCTCGCACTGCAAACCATGCTGTGCGGGGCCGGGCATGAATTGGTCGGTGTACTCGCCGGGAACGTTCGTAATCGGGAGATCCCTGAGGTATTTGCACAACGAATCAATGTACCGATTCGTCGTTTTGGCTCGCCGGGTTTCAGTATCGGGAAGGAACAGCGCGCTATTAATTCACTCGATACGCTCATCGAAAACGTCGAGCGCATACCCGCCTTCAAGCGCAGCCTGAAAATTCTCGACCATACGATCAAAACCGTTCAGCCGGATCTGGTGCTGACTTTCTACGAACCGATGGCCGGCGTATACCAGGCGTTTTATCGCCCGAACGTACCCTTTGTAGCCGTCGGACATCAGTACATGTTCGATCATCCCGTATATGAATTTGCGCCTGGCAGGCCGGTTGACCGGTCGGCCATGAGGCTGTTCACCCGACTGACCGGTTTCCGGGCTACATGGAAACTCGCGTTATCCCTGTATCCGGCGGAAGACCTCCCGGATGCTCGCCTTTCGGTGATCCCTCCACTTCTACGCGAGGAAGCACTGACTCTGCAAAACAACAGGGTCCAGGAGGATTTTTTTCTGATCTACCTCCTGAATCGTGGCTATGCGGAGCAGGTAATCGAATGGCACGAAAAACACCCGACGCAACGCCTGGAATGCTTTTGGGACAATCCGGAAGTCGATGACATCGTAGAGTACAGCGAGACCCTTCGCTTCAATCGGCTGCACGACACCAGATTTCTTGAGCTCATGAGCCGTTGCAGCGGCCTGGTGTGCACAGCCGGCTTCGAATCGGTTTCCGAAGCACTCTTCCTTGGCAAACCTGTACTGGCCGTGCCGGTCGAGGGACACTATGAGCAACTGTGCAATGCTTTCGAAATAGAAAAAATGGGATGCGGAATCCGAAGCGACAAATTCGACATGAATCTGCTAACGAAATTCACCGCGCAGCACGATGCGACGCGAGACGACTTTCGCAGATGGGTCCTGAAAGCGGAAAAACGCGTGCTATCCATCCTGGAGGCTATAGGCACAGACCATCTCCCTTCAACCGGCAGCACGCTCAGTGGACCTGAACATCCCCAGAAACTCGCCCCTCCTGCGTCGCCCCCTAAGTTACCTGAAGCGAACAGCTAACATGACCGGCGCATAACCGGAGCGACGGAAACGAATCCGCTGCATACGCCTTCGTATCTCGCTCAGGGCGCGCCCGGAGGAATAGGGGTTATCTCCGCATGATCGCCGATGTTCAGTACCTGTGCGCCCGGATGCACATGGGCATATCCGCCGATAAGTGAATCCGCCAGCACCGCACCCCGCACCACTGCATGGGCAAATACAATAGATTGCTCAATGACGGAGCGGCGTACATCAGCACCCGCCTCAATTGAAACATAAGGGCCCACCACAGAATCGACGACGCGCGCATCCGGCCCGATATATACAGGGGGAATGATGATACTGTTTTCCACATCCCCCTGGAATGTGCCTGCGTCTTCCTTTTCAAGAAGACGCCGGGTCGTCTCCATGAGCGCGGATACGGTGCCGCAGTCGAGCCATTCCGTTACAGAGGCTGTCGTAAAGGCATCGCCGCGCTTTATCATGCGATCAAATGCATCGGTCAGCTGAAACTCCCCTCCCTTTCCGCGCAGATTATCGGCGATAATCCCTTCGATCGCCCCCTGAAGTTCCCTGAGCTCACGTACATAATAGATGCCGACAAGCGCCTCGGTAGATATGGGTTCGGATGGTTTTTCAACCAGTTCCACAACCCGATCACCCTCCCGTACCGCCACTCCGAATCGGCTGGGGTCCTCAACATGTTTCACCATAGCGACCACATCGGCATCCTTGAAATCAAGGTCCGCATCCATGTCGAAAACCGTATCCGCAAAGGCCACGACGCCAGGGCCTTGCAAATACTCCCGGGCTGCGTCCACCGCATGGGCCGTGCCTTCCGCGGTCTCCTGTACGGCAAATTTGGGACGCATATCGTGCCGGATGCATATCTCCCGCAGCATTTCATACACATTTTTTCCGAAATCCGGCCCGAGCACAAAAACCCCTTCATTCAGACGTACGGGCAACACGCGATTGAACGTATCCACTATTCTCTCCACCATACTACGCCCCTTTACGGGAAGCAGGGGCTTGGGCGTAACATGCGAATGGGGGCGAACGCGCGTACCCCGCCCCGCCATGGGAATAATGAGCTTCATAAAACAGATCCTCTATCAGACATCCGGGAAACCGTTGTCGCCGGACAAACACTTTGTGAACATGAAATACATAGAAAAGTGCCGCCGGGAATGCACGACAAAGAATGGCAAGGAGCGACATATCCATGGAAAGATACGAATATCTTCCTGAGCGACGATGCGGAAGAACATCGTCAGGATCACTATCTTGTACAATAGTAAGCAGGAAAAATCGTTTTTTCAGTCGTATAGGGAACCCAATTCCTATGCGTATGTATTTCGATGTTGGTTCCACCCTGTCCAAGTTCCATAGTCGTACAAACACGCAATGACAATGAGTACTTTCAAGTCCTTTGCAGTGCTTGCACTGCTTTTCTGCCTCACAATGGGGATCCAGACCTCTCCGGTTCAGGCCCAGGCCTACAAGGAAGCGTTCAACGCCGCCATAGAAGCCGCCAGAGCCAATGACTACCCCACAGCCCGGGACGAGTTCGCACG
This genomic interval carries:
- a CDS encoding D-glycerate dehydrogenase, whose product is MRIVVTRPLPSGGLHLLNGHEIVQHEFSVGGPDEDQLIDIAQGADALITLLSDPVTDRVLSACPGIKVVAQYAVGYDNIDLEAARTRGVVVTNTPGVLTEATADMAFALLLAAARNVVPADRYVRAGEFSRWEADLMLGADLSGGMIGIVGLGRIGAAVARRAIGFGMRVCYHNRSPANPSVEQKLGARLVSMNTLLEISDVVSLHCSLNESSQGLIGREALARMKPSAILVNTARGAVVDEEALVDALRNRTIRAAGLDVFEDEPSVHPGLFDLDNVVMAPHLGSATHATRLRMAEMCAEAVQAVLSGARHIPYRVV
- the cysN gene encoding sulfate adenylyltransferase subunit CysN, which translates into the protein MDLLRFTTAGNVDDGKSTLIGRLLYDSRAIHLDQYEAIERASASQGNGAINLALLTDGLRAEREQGITIDVAYRYFSTAQRKFIIADTPGHIQYTRNMVTGASTAELAIILIDARNGVLQQSRRHGFIASLLQIPHILVAINKMDLVGYSEETYREIVADYREFVRRVDIDDVVFIPISALAGDNVVEQSDQMDWYRGPTILHHLETVKVGEGRNVVDFRFPVQYVIRPNQNFRGYAGRVVSGSIAPGEDIVVLPSGRESRVHSIVYMEDNIQRARAGDSVVITMEDDIDIGRGDMIVRRRNQPQITRSIDADICWMSEQPMQTNRRWILQHTTRNIQAVVGNVIYRMNVDTLHRETADTFRLNDIGRIEFELADPIFVDAYRVNRETGSFILIDPETNNTVAAGMIRGAAQHVPPVGRVATMERPVSPGVVWTELYIPREEREKQQGHQAAVIWLTGLSGSGKSTIARALEKRLFEHGVRTMSIDGDQVRHGLCGDLSFSEADRTENIRRVSEAARLFFEQGSITICALVSPYRQDRAYPRHIIPEKHFFEVHVDCDLEICKDRDPKGLYRKALDNEIPEFTGISAPYEPPENPELLLQTHVLSVEECVDRIIALLVTQGIMKDMS
- the cysD gene encoding sulfate adenylyltransferase subunit CysD, with product MQNIHLERLESEAIYIMRETAAQFERPCLMFSGGKDSLVMVHLARKAFWPAPIPFPLLHVDTGHNFPETLELRDRLVKNIGAKLIVRTVQESIDRGRVQEEEGPNASRNMLQITTLLDALEELKVDGALGGARRDEEKARAKERFFSHRDSFGQWDPKNQRPELWHIFNGRKRPGEHFRIFPLSNWTELDIWGYVLMESIEIPSMYFAHEREIVDRNGVLLAKCDYISLLHGETWEQETIRFRTVGDMTCTGAIRSTAATLEEIIEEVGSARVTERGARADDMRSEAAMEDRKKQGYF
- a CDS encoding SLC13 family permease, yielding MPWQAWFTLIIILVMIVALVREWARVDVTILLALSTLLLAGVVTPIEAFSGVAWEAVITIAALYVVAAGVHQTGLLTWIDRWLVQSGGTVTSLLFRVMTPAAVLSAFLNNTPVVAMLIPRMQAVARKTGISVSKLLMPLSFAAIAGGMITLIGTSTNIIASGLIREAGLQEFGLFEFAWIGLPAAVLTVAYLSLVGHRLMPDTTPGDRDKTDTLNYRFRLCVPPGSPLAGMSIQKANLRSLGDAYLVYIRRGQDTIGPVAPEEIIREADILTFIGRTDARERLLRETDFFAHPTKNKQDNQETDPPLFQAVISINSTLAGKTLKDVSFREKYEGVVLAIHRKDESIRGALGKVPLKPGDLLIIEAQKGFDRRWSQSEGDFYLVTQDIRKQQPIDERTGLVLAMLAILITLHIVGVLPLSAAAFTGALGMILIGFLRGTQLRQSVDIGVILTITGAFGIGHAVQTSGLATGLGHTIATILPGQHPLIALLFLYLGTMLVTEIITNSAAVVIMIPIALVTAVDIGMEPRAVALAVTIAASASFLSPIGYQTNLMVMGAGGYRFRDYFRAGLPVSIAVMAITLAAVYLKWLG
- a CDS encoding NTP transferase domain-containing protein; this translates as MKLIIPMAGRGTRVRPHSHVTPKPLLPVKGRSMVERIVDTFNRVLPVRLNEGVFVLGPDFGKNVYEMLREICIRHDMRPKFAVQETAEGTAHAVDAAREYLQGPGVVAFADTVFDMDADLDFKDADVVAMVKHVEDPSRFGVAVREGDRVVELVEKPSEPISTEALVGIYYVRELRELQGAIEGIIADNLRGKGGEFQLTDAFDRMIKRGDAFTTASVTEWLDCGTVSALMETTRRLLEKEDAGTFQGDVENSIIIPPVYIGPDARVVDSVVGPYVSIEAGADVRRSVIEQSIVFAHAVVRGAVLADSLIGGYAHVHPGAQVLNIGDHAEITPIPPGAP